From one Eleginops maclovinus isolate JMC-PN-2008 ecotype Puerto Natales chromosome 7, JC_Emac_rtc_rv5, whole genome shotgun sequence genomic stretch:
- the akap11 gene encoding A-kinase anchor protein 11 isoform X2 produces the protein MDACARIRGVPIRSRASVRKETVRDGGPQSVKSLFRNKKELCSIGVELPSRDATRLTEIHFVCLPEQCEGEDATQQAMLSMPGGLCELLRSLHVHSLKNDEVLLLKDSRRLTEHKDAGPHCWLKTVCVLRHNPSASFYPQASVASLAGLLGCYVAGVRYALELQALQRGTAESCQAEEDDTNQSVSSIEDDFVTALEHLEEDDSGDNPSAGSYRHFKKRDVASQTIPAHRRKKELSGSRIIICSTSKKNSAKHSPGPDVSVTVQRSSGLESQWTYCSPGARLPSPVVQVSDSEDSNCSSPSPIIFLDEVGYQKSMRAKLDIPQVPGGPRDRVEDSDSEVSEFFDSFDQFDDLDELSSDNCTLALPLDAISAPTTQSTGSASKYVSRGCSTKGMNPHRFDHPTLPANVKKPTPLKPGSPYSLHSEVPDSPRPMQTPSDENGGPLFSPVSSSAFSPLVDSSGPLEYFWKAEENGQDILELRKPQDLCSLYKTYSDFASSLSKEILGSVCGYQSAVDISDNKNLSCVCHKEFENPSGYLMKLSEIQETVTVGALQKKSQSLKDGIQRFATDLVEMSLGSALRDLQKGVSSCTTTLCHLAARLTSSVFQMAFHEIGMRQAYVLKDRAINGLAGFLVGEVVSGALKDFLTVKKQIFHNTVSQFAADLAEELVFEGIMEVCQFSHPSTPRTPSDWSFGQAKDEEEEEEVVSSYASDLSESVIQEAFIELSQADVAFTSQAAISVSLDNICYVSAETTSAQTCSTFANQQVLSSSSAAAAPGPSGEDASCTVKKALFTVSGMASCIPVPKAGEALTHLDSEETCQYKSSLSDSPQTSPRRLSVSATDTTTSTHLSHGTQTPTPGGDHSQGKSSFQNFSGNMVDMIVTEACELITASKVKKSFGDCAEFFTKTIGSRRDSSSQQDTENEEAPDSPSKQGACFRYVCRDPGYVRNIIPVEQASVPSIPHISFQTSQNRASWESRGVAEAHPVMMHTLDVPCTEMGGQRRTSVPGDDSAQSPGQKSGGTPGPPPSTPQQTSEVSKEKQIKQFSKKLKSKLAKEFSPATPPPTPHYQPEPGPGPKDVTPEADKAEFMLKLMRSLSEEADGNEEEEVEELAEEGGVDGTNRYPETGSGRRDSNPMSARRVSNKEALHYAERLACHIVSMATEMDTLGVAEEEGEMSKGSGRRRDSVAQFSEQTLNTLWVYAGEVAGEVINDVKRMVSSAQQCPYHKDLRRRSFERSSSESLHQQSPPSAEQNKDWRVGRLAEQWSNDLIASVFRSPPSTSSTVSSSSTGLSSEYPSCESVTDEYAGYLIRVLKKEGGNRELVLDQYASRLAYRSIKLGLAHASRKIKQRSSSTRLHSSRSLPDEWKVSGSEASLPKNRVESVVGSSAEAAQCCCSDSEDQSQREYTDLVNFAESLAYNITCDVTRKLHLSSARLPKSLTDSCLYKKSKLEDMAENLIRNSFSCPLLSKEAKSKHYHSTGSLYDGGYRSRVMQVIEHYARKIVDDTLKMSMASVGQSSREHQRNQGHSHTQRLSEGQSLGHALGERTCRYCQVQECPYCTKPSRHHHQPALQRRRRGHDGQARAERLPSLEIPKIHIDLDHRAMFAEEMVSMAMETAKRELSNTSLNADSGIGHDGASYAESLTAEIMTSAISNICQPGTISFPCREAAESSVSQQLSVGDDSLGSWSNLSFEDEHPDDNSSFLHLSDSSNGNSSSWSSLGLEGEACEERMSFSPSDSDNTEDKETEVKEESSGTLCVDRTQLQAPRTALLVVNSDIRELGRGPQQVTIDPQLRSMLQWVAASMADVPLIQLSPDRELQQLPAVVQRLRERRWRVGELLHTLLRYCEEAQTHSQPRDEVPQAGRETHRTPLFQWLLEHA, from the exons ATGGACGCCTGTGCACGTATTAGAGGAGTCCCAATAAGATCCAGGGCCTCCGTACGGAAAGAG ACGGTGCGCGATGGAGGCCCGCAGAGCGTGAAGAGCCTCTTCAGGAATAAGAAGGAGCTTTGCAGCATTGGCGTCGAGCTGCCCTCCAGAGACGCCACAAGACTGACGGAG ATTCactttgtgtgtctgcctgAGCAATGTGAAGGAGAAGATGCAACCCAACAg gCCATGTTATCGATGCCAGGAGGGCTGTGTGAGCTGCTCCGGTCGCTCCACGTCCACAGCCTGAAGAACGACGAGGTGCTGCTGCTCAAAGACTCCCGCAGGCTGACGGAGCACAAGGACGCTGGGCCTCAC TGCTGGTtgaagactgtgtgtgtgctgagacATAATCCCAGCGCTAGCTTCTACCCTCAGGCCAGCGTAGCATCCCTGGCCGGCTTGCTGGGGTGCTACGTGGCCGGCGTTCGCTATGCTTTGGAGCTCCAGGCTCTACAGAGGGGCACAGCTGAGTCCTGCCAGGCGGAGGAGGATGACACTAACCAGTCGGTCTCATCAATCGAAGATGACTTTGTCACAGCCCTGGAGCATCTGGAGGAGGATGACTCGGGAGACAATCCCT CTGCAGGCTCCTATCGCCATTTTAAAAAGCGTGATGTGGCATCACAGACAATCCCAGCccacagaagaaaaaaggaattaTCAGGCTCCCGTATCATCATCTGCTCAACCTCGAAGAAAAATTCAGCCAAACACAGTCCGGGTCCGGATGTTTCTGTCACAGTTCAGAGGTCGTCGGGGTTGGAGTCCCAGTGGACCTACTGCAGCCCCGGAGCTCGCCTGCCCTCGCCTGTGGTTCAAGTCAGTGACTCTGAAGACTCCAACTGCTCAAGCCCCAGCCCAATCATATTCCTAGATGAGGTGGGCTACCAGAAGAGCATGCGGGCCAAGCTGGACATCCCCCAGGTGCCAGGGGGTCCCAGAGATCGCGTTGAAGACTCGGATTCTGAAGTCAGTGAGTTCTTTGACAGCTTTGACCAATTTGATGACCTGGACGAGTTGAGCTCGGATAACTGCACTCTCGCGCTGCCTCTGGATGCGATCAGTGCCCCCACCACACAGAGCACTGGGTCAGCATCCAAGTATGTTTCCAGGGGGTGCTCAACCAAGGGCATGAACCCTCACCGCTTTGACCATCCCACTCTCCCAGCCAATGTGAAAAAACCCACTCCTCTGAAACCAGGCTCGCCCTACTCACTTCACTCTGAGGTGCCGGACTCCCCTCGACCAATGCAGACCCCATCTGATGAGAACGGGGGCCCTCTCTTCAGTCCCGTCAGCTCTTCGGCCTTCAGCCCCTTGGTGGACTCTAGTGGACCTCTTGAATACTTCTGGAAGGCAGAAGAAAACGGACAGGACATCTTAGAGCTACGTAAACCGCAGGATCTCTGCTCTCTGTATAAAACCTACTCGGACTTTGCCAGCAGTCTTTCCAAAGAAATTCTGGGATCTGTGTGTGGCTACCAGTCTGCCGTTGACATCAGTGACAACAAGAATCTCAGCTGTGTCTGCCACAAGGAATTCGAGAACCCTTCAGGCTACCTGATGAAGCTCTCGGAAATACAAGAGACTGTGACAGTGGGCGCGCTGCAGAAGAAGTCTCAGTCTCTGAAGGACGGCATTCAGAGGTTTGCCACTGACCTGGTGGAGATGAGCTTGGGCAGCGCGTTGCGAGACCTCCAAAAAGGTGTGTCCTCCTGTACCACCACCTTGTGTCACCTGGCTGCCAGGCTCACCTCCTCAGTGTTTCAGATGGCCTTCCATGAGATTGGTATGCGCCAAGCTTACGTGTTGAAAGATCGGGCAATCAATGGATTGGCTGGTTTCCTGGTTGGAGAGGTTGTATCCGGGGCGCTGAAAGACTTCCTGACAGTGAAGAAGCAGATTTTCCACAACACAGTGTCACAGTTTGCTGCTGATCTGGCTGAAGAGCTGGTGTTTGAAGGCATTATGGAAGTGTGTCAGTTCTCCCACCCCTCAACCCCTCGTACCCCTAGTGATTGGTCCTTTGGCCAAGCgaaagatgaggaggaagaggaggaagtggttTCCTCTTATGCTTCAGACTTGTCTGAGTCGGTTATCCAAGAGGCCTTCATAGAGCTCTCTCAGGCTGATGTGGCCTTCACTAGCCAAGCAGCTATTAGTGTCTCTCTGGACAACATCTGCTATGTCAGTGCAGAGACTACAAGCGCTCAAACCTGCAGTACCTTTGCTAACCAGCAGGTTCTAAGCTCCAGCTCTGCTGCAGCAGCCCCAGGACCCTCAGGAGAGGATGCTTCCTGTACGGTGAAGAAAGCCCTGTTCACTGTATCAGGCATGGCCAGCTGTATTCCTGTTCCAAAAGCAGGCGAAGCCCTCACCCACCTGGATTCTGAGGAGACCTGTCAGTATAAGTCTAGCTTGTCCGATAGCCCACAAACCAGCCCCAGAAGACTTAGTGTGTCTGCCACTGACACCACCACTTCCACACACCTGAGTCATGGAACTCAGACCCCTACTCCGGGGGGAGACCACTCTCAAGGAAAGTCCTCATTCCAAAACTTCTCTGGCAACATGGTAGATATGATAGTCACCGAGGCGTGCGAGCTGATAACTGCTTCTAAGGTGAAGAAGAGTTTTGGTGACTGTGCTGAATTCTTTACAAAGACAATCGGCAGCAGAAGGGATTCTTCTTCTcagcaggacactgaaaatgaagAGGCTCCAGATTCCCCTTCAAAGCAGGGCGCTTGCTTCAGATATGTCTGTAGAGATCCTGGATATGTTAGAAACATCATCCCAGTTGAGCAAGCATCGGTCCCAAGCATTCCTCACATTTCCTTTCAGACGAGCCAAAATAGAGCCAGCTGGGAGTCCAGAGGTGTGGCTGAAGCACATCCTGTGATGATGCATACGCTTGATGTACCATGCACTGAGATGGGTGGACAAAGGAGGACATCTGTTCCGGGGGATGACTCAGCTCAGAGCCCTGGACAAAAGTCGGGTGGGACACCCGGTCCTCCTCCCTCTACCCCTCAGCAGACCAGCGAGGTGTCCAAAGAGAAACAGATAAAACAGTTCTCCAAGAAGCTGAAAAGCAAGCTGGCCAAGGAATTCTCCCCTGCTACCCCACCACCCACTCCTCACTATCAGCCTGAGCCTGGCCCAGGGCCAAAAGACGTCACCCCCGAGGCAGACAAGGCTGAGTTCATGCTCAAACTGATGAGGTCTCTCTCTGAGGAGGCAGACGGcaatgaggaggaagaggttgaAGAGTTGGCAGAAGAGGGTGGAGTCGATGGCACTAACAGATAtccagagacaggaagtggccGGCGTGATTCAAACCCGATGTCCGCTCGCAGAGTGTCCAACAAGGAAGCTCTCCATTATGCTGAGCGGTTGGCTTGCCATATAGTCTCTATGGCAACAGAGATGGACACCCTTGGAGTAGCGGAGGAGGAGGGCGAGATGAGCAAAGGCAGTGGCAGAAGGAGAGACAGCGTGGCTCAGTTCTCAGAGCAGACCCTGAACACCTTGTGGGTTTATGCCGGGGAGGTGGCGGGAGAGGTCATCAACGACGTGAAGAGGATGGTGAGCTCTGCACAGCAGTGTCCATATCACAAAGACCTCAGAAGACGGAGCTTTGAGAGATCTAGCTCTGAGTCTTTGCATCAGCAGTCTCCACCCAGTGCAGAGCAGAACAAAGACTGGAGGGTAGGGCGGCTGGCTGAGCAGTGGTCTAATGACCTGATAGCCTCGGTCTTCCGGTCTCCTCCCTCCACTTCAAGCACCGTCTCCAGCTCCAGCACTGGCTTGTCCTCGGAGTATCCTAGCTGTGAGAGCGTGACGGACGAATATGCAGGCTACCTCATTAGGGTTCTGAAAAAGGAGGGAGGCAATAGGGAGTTAGTCCTGGACCAGTATGCGAGCCGTCTGGCCTACCGCTCCATAAAACTGGGCTTGGCTCATGCCAGTCGCAAGATCAAGCAGAGGTCCTCTAGCACCCGGCTTCACTCTTCCAGGTCGCTGCCAGATGAGTGGAAAGTCTCTGGTAGTGAGGCCTCGTTGCCCAAGAACAGAGTTGAGTCGGTGGTTGGCTCCTCAGCTGAGGCCGCTCAATGTTGTTGCAGTGACTCTGAAGATCAGAGTCAAAGGGAGTACACGGATCTGGTCAACTTTGCCGAGTCGTTAGCTTACAACATCACCTGCGATGTCACCCGCAAGCTGCATCTTTCCTCTGCACGACTTCCCAAGTCTCTCACCGACTCCTGTCTTTATAAGAAGTCCAAACTTGAAGACATGGCAGAGAACCTCATCAGGAACTCCTTCTCCTGCCCCCTGTTGTCCAAGGAGGCTAAGAGCAAGCATTACCACAGTACAGGAAGCCTTTATGACGGGGGCTACAGGAGCCGGGTGATGCAGGTTATTGAGCACTATGCCAGGAAGATAGTTGATGACACTCTGAAGATGAGCATGGCTTCAGTTGGACAGTCATCCCGGGAGCACCAGAGGAACCAAGGTCACTCTCACACCCAGAGGTTGTCTGAGGGCCAGTCGCTGGGCCATGCTCTTGGGGAGAGGACATGCCGTTATTGTCAGGTCCAGGAGTGCCCATACTGCACCAAACCGAGCAGGCACCATCACCAGCCAGCActacagaggaggaggagggggcacGACGGTCAGGCGAGGGCTGAGCGGCTCCCTAGCCTGGAGATTCCCAAGATCCACATCGACCTGGACCACAGGGCGATGTTTGCAGAGGAGATGGTGTCCATGGCGATGGAGACGGCTAAACGTGAGCTGAGCAACACCAGCCTTAACGCCGACAGCGGCATCGGGCATGATGGAGCCAGCTATGCCGAGAGCCTCACTGCCGAGATCATGACGTCGGCCATATCCAACATCTGCCAGCCCGGCACCATCAG CTTCCCCTGTAGGGAAGCCGCCGAGTCGTCCGTCTCCCAGCAGCTGAGTGTGGGAGACGACAGTCTGGGCAGCTGGTCTAACCTGAGCTTTGAGGATGAGCATCCGGACGACAACAGCAGCTTCCTCCACCTCAGTGACAG
- the akap11 gene encoding A-kinase anchor protein 11 isoform X3, producing MDACARIRGVPIRSRASVRKETVRDGGPQSVKSLFRNKKELCSIGVELPSRDATRLTEIHFVCLPEQCEGEDATQQAMLSMPGGLCELLRSLHVHSLKNDEVLLLKDSRRLTEHKDAGPHCWLKTVCVLRHNPSASFYPQASVASLAGLLGCYVAGVRYALELQALQRGTAESCQAEEDDTNQSVSSIEDDFVTALEHLEEDDSGDNPSAGSYRHFKKRDVASQTIPAHRRKKELSGSRIIICSTSKKNSAKHSPGPDVSVTVQRSSGLESQWTYCSPGARLPSPVVQVSDSEDSNCSSPSPIIFLDEVGYQKSMRAKLDIPQVPGGPRDRVEDSDSEVSEFFDSFDQFDDLDELSSDNCTLALPLDAISAPTTQSTGSASKYVSRGCSTKGMNPHRFDHPTLPANVKKPTPLKPGSPYSLHSEVPDSPRPMQTPSDENGGPLFSPVSSSAFSPLVDSSGPLEYFWKAEENGQDILELRKPQDLCSLYKTYSDFASSLSKEILGSVCGYQSAVDISDNKNLSCVCHKEFENPSGYLMKLSEIQETVTVGALQKKSQSLKDGIQRFATDLVEMSLGSALRDLQKGVSSCTTTLCHLAARLTSSVFQMAFHEIGMRQAYVLKDRAINGLAGFLVGEVVSGALKDFLTVKKQIFHNTVSQFAADLAEELVFEGIMEVCQFSHPSTPRTPSDWSFGQAKDEEEEEEVVSSYASDLSESVIQEAFIELSQADVAFTSQAAISVSLDNICYVSAETTSAQTCSTFANQQVLSSSSAAAAPGPSGEDASCTVKKALFTVSGMASCIPVPKAGEALTHLDSEETCQYKSSLSDSPQTSPRRLSVSATDTTTSTHLSHGTQTPTPGGDHSQGKSSFQNFSGNMVDMIVTEACELITASKVKKSFGDCAEFFTKTIGSRRDSSSQQDTENEEAPDSPSKQGACFRYVCRDPGYVRNIIPVEQASVPSIPHISFQTSQNRASWESRGVAEAHPVMMHTLDVPCTEMGGQRRTSVPGDDSAQSPGQKSGGTPGPPPSTPQQTSEVSKEKQIKQFSKKLKSKLAKEFSPATPPPTPHYQPEPGPGPKDVTPEADKAEFMLKLMRSLSEEADGNEEEEVEELAEEGGVDGTNRYPETGSGRRDSNPMSARRVSNKEALHYAERLACHIVSMATEMDTLGVAEEEGEMSKGSGRRRDSVAQFSEQTLNTLWVYAGEVAGEVINDVKRMVSSAQQCPYHKDLRRRSFERSSSESLHQQSPPSAEQNKDWRVGRLAEQWSNDLIASVFRSPPSTSSTVSSSSTGLSSEYPSCESVTDEYAGYLIRVLKKEGGNRELVLDQYASRLAYRSIKLGLAHASRKIKQRSSSTRLHSSRSLPDEWKVSGSEASLPKNRVESVVGSSAEAAQCCCSDSEDQSQREYTDLVNFAESLAYNITCDVTRKLHLSSARLPKSLTDSCLYKKSKLEDMAENLIRNSFSCPLLSKEAKSKHYHSTGSLYDGGYRSRVMQVIEHYARKIVDDTLKMSMASVGQSSREHQRNQGHSHTQRLSEGQSLGHALGERTCRYCQVQECPYCTKPSRHHHQPALQRRRRGHDGQARAERLPSLEIPKIHIDLDHRAMFAEEMVSMAMETAKRELSNTSLNADSGIGHDGASYAESLTAEIMTSAISNICQPGTISFPCREAAESSVSQQLSVGDDSLGSWSNLSFEDEHPDDNSSFLHLSDSNGNSSSWSSLGLEGEACEERMSFSPSDSDNTEDKETEVKEESSGTLCVDRTQLQAPRTALLVVNSDIRELGRGPQQVTIDPQLRSMLQWVAASMADVPLIQLSPDRELQQLPAVVQRLRERRWRVGELLHTLLRYCEEAQTHSQPRDEVPQAGRETHRTPLFQWLLEHA from the exons ATGGACGCCTGTGCACGTATTAGAGGAGTCCCAATAAGATCCAGGGCCTCCGTACGGAAAGAG ACGGTGCGCGATGGAGGCCCGCAGAGCGTGAAGAGCCTCTTCAGGAATAAGAAGGAGCTTTGCAGCATTGGCGTCGAGCTGCCCTCCAGAGACGCCACAAGACTGACGGAG ATTCactttgtgtgtctgcctgAGCAATGTGAAGGAGAAGATGCAACCCAACAg gCCATGTTATCGATGCCAGGAGGGCTGTGTGAGCTGCTCCGGTCGCTCCACGTCCACAGCCTGAAGAACGACGAGGTGCTGCTGCTCAAAGACTCCCGCAGGCTGACGGAGCACAAGGACGCTGGGCCTCAC TGCTGGTtgaagactgtgtgtgtgctgagacATAATCCCAGCGCTAGCTTCTACCCTCAGGCCAGCGTAGCATCCCTGGCCGGCTTGCTGGGGTGCTACGTGGCCGGCGTTCGCTATGCTTTGGAGCTCCAGGCTCTACAGAGGGGCACAGCTGAGTCCTGCCAGGCGGAGGAGGATGACACTAACCAGTCGGTCTCATCAATCGAAGATGACTTTGTCACAGCCCTGGAGCATCTGGAGGAGGATGACTCGGGAGACAATCCCT CTGCAGGCTCCTATCGCCATTTTAAAAAGCGTGATGTGGCATCACAGACAATCCCAGCccacagaagaaaaaaggaattaTCAGGCTCCCGTATCATCATCTGCTCAACCTCGAAGAAAAATTCAGCCAAACACAGTCCGGGTCCGGATGTTTCTGTCACAGTTCAGAGGTCGTCGGGGTTGGAGTCCCAGTGGACCTACTGCAGCCCCGGAGCTCGCCTGCCCTCGCCTGTGGTTCAAGTCAGTGACTCTGAAGACTCCAACTGCTCAAGCCCCAGCCCAATCATATTCCTAGATGAGGTGGGCTACCAGAAGAGCATGCGGGCCAAGCTGGACATCCCCCAGGTGCCAGGGGGTCCCAGAGATCGCGTTGAAGACTCGGATTCTGAAGTCAGTGAGTTCTTTGACAGCTTTGACCAATTTGATGACCTGGACGAGTTGAGCTCGGATAACTGCACTCTCGCGCTGCCTCTGGATGCGATCAGTGCCCCCACCACACAGAGCACTGGGTCAGCATCCAAGTATGTTTCCAGGGGGTGCTCAACCAAGGGCATGAACCCTCACCGCTTTGACCATCCCACTCTCCCAGCCAATGTGAAAAAACCCACTCCTCTGAAACCAGGCTCGCCCTACTCACTTCACTCTGAGGTGCCGGACTCCCCTCGACCAATGCAGACCCCATCTGATGAGAACGGGGGCCCTCTCTTCAGTCCCGTCAGCTCTTCGGCCTTCAGCCCCTTGGTGGACTCTAGTGGACCTCTTGAATACTTCTGGAAGGCAGAAGAAAACGGACAGGACATCTTAGAGCTACGTAAACCGCAGGATCTCTGCTCTCTGTATAAAACCTACTCGGACTTTGCCAGCAGTCTTTCCAAAGAAATTCTGGGATCTGTGTGTGGCTACCAGTCTGCCGTTGACATCAGTGACAACAAGAATCTCAGCTGTGTCTGCCACAAGGAATTCGAGAACCCTTCAGGCTACCTGATGAAGCTCTCGGAAATACAAGAGACTGTGACAGTGGGCGCGCTGCAGAAGAAGTCTCAGTCTCTGAAGGACGGCATTCAGAGGTTTGCCACTGACCTGGTGGAGATGAGCTTGGGCAGCGCGTTGCGAGACCTCCAAAAAGGTGTGTCCTCCTGTACCACCACCTTGTGTCACCTGGCTGCCAGGCTCACCTCCTCAGTGTTTCAGATGGCCTTCCATGAGATTGGTATGCGCCAAGCTTACGTGTTGAAAGATCGGGCAATCAATGGATTGGCTGGTTTCCTGGTTGGAGAGGTTGTATCCGGGGCGCTGAAAGACTTCCTGACAGTGAAGAAGCAGATTTTCCACAACACAGTGTCACAGTTTGCTGCTGATCTGGCTGAAGAGCTGGTGTTTGAAGGCATTATGGAAGTGTGTCAGTTCTCCCACCCCTCAACCCCTCGTACCCCTAGTGATTGGTCCTTTGGCCAAGCgaaagatgaggaggaagaggaggaagtggttTCCTCTTATGCTTCAGACTTGTCTGAGTCGGTTATCCAAGAGGCCTTCATAGAGCTCTCTCAGGCTGATGTGGCCTTCACTAGCCAAGCAGCTATTAGTGTCTCTCTGGACAACATCTGCTATGTCAGTGCAGAGACTACAAGCGCTCAAACCTGCAGTACCTTTGCTAACCAGCAGGTTCTAAGCTCCAGCTCTGCTGCAGCAGCCCCAGGACCCTCAGGAGAGGATGCTTCCTGTACGGTGAAGAAAGCCCTGTTCACTGTATCAGGCATGGCCAGCTGTATTCCTGTTCCAAAAGCAGGCGAAGCCCTCACCCACCTGGATTCTGAGGAGACCTGTCAGTATAAGTCTAGCTTGTCCGATAGCCCACAAACCAGCCCCAGAAGACTTAGTGTGTCTGCCACTGACACCACCACTTCCACACACCTGAGTCATGGAACTCAGACCCCTACTCCGGGGGGAGACCACTCTCAAGGAAAGTCCTCATTCCAAAACTTCTCTGGCAACATGGTAGATATGATAGTCACCGAGGCGTGCGAGCTGATAACTGCTTCTAAGGTGAAGAAGAGTTTTGGTGACTGTGCTGAATTCTTTACAAAGACAATCGGCAGCAGAAGGGATTCTTCTTCTcagcaggacactgaaaatgaagAGGCTCCAGATTCCCCTTCAAAGCAGGGCGCTTGCTTCAGATATGTCTGTAGAGATCCTGGATATGTTAGAAACATCATCCCAGTTGAGCAAGCATCGGTCCCAAGCATTCCTCACATTTCCTTTCAGACGAGCCAAAATAGAGCCAGCTGGGAGTCCAGAGGTGTGGCTGAAGCACATCCTGTGATGATGCATACGCTTGATGTACCATGCACTGAGATGGGTGGACAAAGGAGGACATCTGTTCCGGGGGATGACTCAGCTCAGAGCCCTGGACAAAAGTCGGGTGGGACACCCGGTCCTCCTCCCTCTACCCCTCAGCAGACCAGCGAGGTGTCCAAAGAGAAACAGATAAAACAGTTCTCCAAGAAGCTGAAAAGCAAGCTGGCCAAGGAATTCTCCCCTGCTACCCCACCACCCACTCCTCACTATCAGCCTGAGCCTGGCCCAGGGCCAAAAGACGTCACCCCCGAGGCAGACAAGGCTGAGTTCATGCTCAAACTGATGAGGTCTCTCTCTGAGGAGGCAGACGGcaatgaggaggaagaggttgaAGAGTTGGCAGAAGAGGGTGGAGTCGATGGCACTAACAGATAtccagagacaggaagtggccGGCGTGATTCAAACCCGATGTCCGCTCGCAGAGTGTCCAACAAGGAAGCTCTCCATTATGCTGAGCGGTTGGCTTGCCATATAGTCTCTATGGCAACAGAGATGGACACCCTTGGAGTAGCGGAGGAGGAGGGCGAGATGAGCAAAGGCAGTGGCAGAAGGAGAGACAGCGTGGCTCAGTTCTCAGAGCAGACCCTGAACACCTTGTGGGTTTATGCCGGGGAGGTGGCGGGAGAGGTCATCAACGACGTGAAGAGGATGGTGAGCTCTGCACAGCAGTGTCCATATCACAAAGACCTCAGAAGACGGAGCTTTGAGAGATCTAGCTCTGAGTCTTTGCATCAGCAGTCTCCACCCAGTGCAGAGCAGAACAAAGACTGGAGGGTAGGGCGGCTGGCTGAGCAGTGGTCTAATGACCTGATAGCCTCGGTCTTCCGGTCTCCTCCCTCCACTTCAAGCACCGTCTCCAGCTCCAGCACTGGCTTGTCCTCGGAGTATCCTAGCTGTGAGAGCGTGACGGACGAATATGCAGGCTACCTCATTAGGGTTCTGAAAAAGGAGGGAGGCAATAGGGAGTTAGTCCTGGACCAGTATGCGAGCCGTCTGGCCTACCGCTCCATAAAACTGGGCTTGGCTCATGCCAGTCGCAAGATCAAGCAGAGGTCCTCTAGCACCCGGCTTCACTCTTCCAGGTCGCTGCCAGATGAGTGGAAAGTCTCTGGTAGTGAGGCCTCGTTGCCCAAGAACAGAGTTGAGTCGGTGGTTGGCTCCTCAGCTGAGGCCGCTCAATGTTGTTGCAGTGACTCTGAAGATCAGAGTCAAAGGGAGTACACGGATCTGGTCAACTTTGCCGAGTCGTTAGCTTACAACATCACCTGCGATGTCACCCGCAAGCTGCATCTTTCCTCTGCACGACTTCCCAAGTCTCTCACCGACTCCTGTCTTTATAAGAAGTCCAAACTTGAAGACATGGCAGAGAACCTCATCAGGAACTCCTTCTCCTGCCCCCTGTTGTCCAAGGAGGCTAAGAGCAAGCATTACCACAGTACAGGAAGCCTTTATGACGGGGGCTACAGGAGCCGGGTGATGCAGGTTATTGAGCACTATGCCAGGAAGATAGTTGATGACACTCTGAAGATGAGCATGGCTTCAGTTGGACAGTCATCCCGGGAGCACCAGAGGAACCAAGGTCACTCTCACACCCAGAGGTTGTCTGAGGGCCAGTCGCTGGGCCATGCTCTTGGGGAGAGGACATGCCGTTATTGTCAGGTCCAGGAGTGCCCATACTGCACCAAACCGAGCAGGCACCATCACCAGCCAGCActacagaggaggaggagggggcacGACGGTCAGGCGAGGGCTGAGCGGCTCCCTAGCCTGGAGATTCCCAAGATCCACATCGACCTGGACCACAGGGCGATGTTTGCAGAGGAGATGGTGTCCATGGCGATGGAGACGGCTAAACGTGAGCTGAGCAACACCAGCCTTAACGCCGACAGCGGCATCGGGCATGATGGAGCCAGCTATGCCGAGAGCCTCACTGCCGAGATCATGACGTCGGCCATATCCAACATCTGCCAGCCCGGCACCATCAG CTTCCCCTGTAGGGAAGCCGCCGAGTCGTCCGTCTCCCAGCAGCTGAGTGTGGGAGACGACAGTCTGGGCAGCTGGTCTAACCTGAGCTTTGAGGATGAGCATCCGGACGACAACAGCAGCTTCCTCCACCTCAGTGACAG